A window from Photobacterium sp. DA100 encodes these proteins:
- the ctaD gene encoding cytochrome c oxidase subunit I: MFETSPYAVKKRPQSFWTKYVWSQDHKVIAIQYTLTAIAMGLIALVLSWLMRLQLGFPGKFDFIDVNLYYQSMTLHGMIMVVYLLTALFLGGFGNYLIPLMVGARDMVFPFLNMLSYWFYLLASLILVASFFVTGGPTGAGWTLYPPQAIMPGTPGTDWGIVLMLLSLAVFIVAATMGGLNYVTTVLQARTEGMTLLRMPLTVWGIFTASVMALLAFPALLVSAIMMLFDKLLGSSFFMPAIYSMGQQTGYDGGSPILFQHLFWFFGHPEVYIVALPAFGIVSDLISIHARKNIFGYKMMVWAILGIAALSFIVWAHHMYVSGMNPYFGFFFATTTLVIAVPTAIKVYNWLFTLWRGDIHLSLPMLFAIAFMSSFIIGGLTGLFLGNVIVDIPLSDTYFVVAHFHMVMGVSPILVIFGGIYHWYPKITGRMMNPVMGHIHFWITFLGTYAIYFPMHYLGILGMPRRYYNWDDYSFIPESAQSMNAFITIAALVVGAAQIIFLFNLFWSWKFGKVADSNPWKATSLEWFTPDTPPKHGNWGEELPVVYRWAYDFSVPGHDKDYIPQTQAPESAQAASSSSPGTSGGSGSESTAKANKERS; the protein is encoded by the coding sequence ATGTTCGAAACCAGTCCCTATGCCGTCAAAAAACGCCCGCAGTCCTTCTGGACCAAATATGTCTGGAGCCAGGATCACAAGGTCATTGCCATCCAGTACACCCTCACAGCTATCGCGATGGGGCTGATTGCACTGGTGCTTTCTTGGCTGATGCGGCTGCAACTGGGGTTCCCCGGCAAGTTCGACTTTATTGATGTCAACCTCTACTACCAGTCAATGACCCTGCACGGCATGATCATGGTGGTATACCTGCTCACCGCCTTGTTTCTGGGCGGCTTCGGTAATTACCTGATCCCCCTGATGGTCGGGGCGCGGGACATGGTCTTTCCCTTCCTCAACATGCTCAGCTACTGGTTCTACTTACTGGCATCGTTAATTCTGGTCGCGAGCTTTTTTGTGACCGGCGGGCCGACTGGCGCGGGCTGGACCCTCTACCCCCCTCAAGCCATTATGCCCGGTACACCGGGGACAGACTGGGGGATCGTGCTGATGCTGCTTTCACTGGCGGTGTTTATTGTTGCCGCCACCATGGGTGGGCTAAATTATGTCACCACCGTACTGCAAGCCCGTACCGAAGGAATGACATTGCTGCGTATGCCATTGACAGTGTGGGGGATCTTCACCGCTTCGGTCATGGCGTTGCTGGCCTTCCCGGCATTGCTGGTCAGTGCCATTATGATGCTGTTCGATAAACTGCTCGGCTCGAGCTTCTTTATGCCGGCTATTTATTCCATGGGCCAACAGACCGGCTACGACGGCGGAAGCCCGATCCTGTTCCAGCACCTGTTTTGGTTTTTCGGCCACCCCGAAGTGTATATCGTGGCCTTGCCCGCTTTCGGTATCGTCTCCGATCTCATCAGTATCCATGCCCGCAAAAATATCTTCGGCTACAAAATGATGGTCTGGGCCATTTTGGGTATCGCGGCTCTGAGCTTTATTGTCTGGGCCCACCACATGTACGTCAGTGGCATGAATCCATACTTTGGCTTCTTCTTTGCCACCACTACGTTAGTGATTGCGGTACCGACTGCAATCAAGGTCTACAACTGGCTGTTCACCCTCTGGCGTGGCGATATTCACCTCAGCCTGCCGATGCTTTTCGCTATCGCCTTCATGAGCAGCTTTATCATCGGCGGGCTAACCGGCTTGTTCCTCGGCAATGTGATTGTCGATATCCCACTGTCCGATACTTACTTTGTCGTCGCCCACTTCCACATGGTCATGGGCGTGTCGCCTATCTTGGTCATTTTCGGGGGCATCTACCATTGGTACCCTAAAATTACCGGCAGGATGATGAATCCGGTGATGGGGCATATCCACTTCTGGATCACTTTCCTCGGCACCTACGCCATTTACTTCCCCATGCACTATCTCGGTATCCTCGGTATGCCAAGACGTTACTACAACTGGGATGATTACAGCTTTATTCCCGAGTCCGCGCAGTCGATGAATGCCTTTATCACCATTGCTGCTCTGGTCGTCGGCGCCGCCCAGATCATTTTCCTGTTCAACCTGTTCTGGAGTTGGAAATTTGGCAAAGTGGCCGATAGCAATCCCTGGAAAGCCACGTCACTGGAATGGTTCACGCCAGACACGCCTCCCAAACACGGCAACTGGGGCGAAGAGCTCCCTGTGGTCTATCGCTGGGCCTATGACTTTAGTGTTCCCGGTCACGACAAAGACTACATCCCGCAGACACAAGCCCCTGAATCAGCCCAGGCCGCCTCTTCCTCTTCTCCCGGAACATCAGGAGGCAGTGGGAGCGAATCAACGGCAAAGGCCAATAAGGAGCGTTCATGA
- a CDS encoding heme-copper oxidase subunit III family protein, translating into MPRSIYTDDHPTHHAWASIINDYSADKAVFNVSSNKTMMWIFLLSDIFVFSCFLIGYMAVRMTTTEPWPVPSEVFALTIAGQSIPLVLIAIMTFILITSSGTMAMAVNCGYQKKRGATALLMLITALFGLSFVGMQAFEWSKLIEDGFRPWGNEVGAAQFGACFFMITGFHGLHVTVGVIYLLIVAWKVWRGDYEKRGRSQPQSNYEIVEIAGLYWHFVDLVWVFIFAFFYLW; encoded by the coding sequence ATGCCACGCTCTATCTATACCGATGACCATCCCACCCACCACGCATGGGCATCGATAATCAATGACTACTCTGCCGACAAGGCAGTGTTCAATGTATCAAGCAACAAAACCATGATGTGGATATTTCTGCTTAGCGATATCTTCGTCTTCAGCTGCTTCCTCATCGGCTACATGGCGGTCAGGATGACCACTACCGAACCCTGGCCTGTACCCAGTGAAGTCTTTGCCCTAACCATCGCCGGGCAATCCATTCCGCTGGTACTGATCGCTATCATGACCTTCATCCTCATTACCAGCAGCGGCACCATGGCGATGGCCGTAAACTGCGGTTACCAGAAAAAACGTGGCGCTACTGCGTTGCTAATGCTCATCACCGCCTTGTTCGGCCTCAGTTTTGTCGGGATGCAGGCGTTTGAATGGAGCAAGCTGATAGAGGATGGCTTCCGGCCTTGGGGTAATGAGGTAGGAGCCGCCCAGTTCGGCGCCTGCTTTTTCATGATCACCGGATTCCACGGCTTGCATGTCACCGTCGGTGTCATCTACCTGTTGATTGTGGCGTGGAAAGTATGGCGTGGCGATTACGAGAAGCGAGGTCGCAGCCAACCGCAAAGTAATTATGAAATCGTCGAGATTGCCGGCTTGTACTGGCACTTCGTCGACCTTGTCTGGGTCTTCATCTTTGCATTTTTCTATCTCTGGTAG
- a CDS encoding cytochrome c oxidase subunit 3, which produces MNKNMPTLTQDPDARYLAQRQAPASTAVWFLLAVITMFFFLFAVAYRIRMTLPDWQALNEPWQLAVSTVMLVMSCVAMHLCYRKAALLPSLRANHALLVWTVIFTLGFVFSQLWAWQALLSANLGIGSTPAASFFYLLTGLHGLHVLGGLVALSWVVLHAGSGHRNQLYPALRLCTRYWHFLLFVWLFLLGLLRLT; this is translated from the coding sequence ATGAACAAAAACATGCCCACCCTGACCCAAGATCCCGACGCTCGCTATCTCGCCCAGCGCCAGGCGCCGGCATCAACAGCCGTGTGGTTTCTGCTTGCCGTTATCACCATGTTCTTTTTCCTCTTTGCTGTTGCCTACCGGATCAGGATGACATTACCAGACTGGCAGGCGCTCAATGAGCCGTGGCAGCTCGCTGTCAGCACCGTGATGTTGGTCATGAGCTGTGTCGCCATGCACCTGTGCTATCGCAAGGCCGCCTTGCTGCCGTCTCTGCGTGCCAATCATGCCCTGTTGGTATGGACTGTTATCTTTACCCTCGGTTTTGTATTTAGCCAGCTTTGGGCATGGCAAGCATTGCTGTCAGCCAACCTAGGGATCGGCAGCACACCTGCTGCGAGCTTTTTCTATTTGCTGACAGGGCTCCACGGACTGCATGTACTGGGCGGGCTAGTCGCCCTGAGCTGGGTGGTACTCCATGCCGGAAGCGGTCATCGCAACCAGCTCTATCCGGCCCTTCGACTCTGTACCCGATACTGGCATTTCTTGTTATTTGTCTGGCTGTTTTTACTCGGCCTACTTCGCTTGACGTAA
- a CDS encoding cytochrome C oxidase subunit IV family protein encodes MASSTKTHTQQQHPISLYLGIWLLLFVLSALSYMVDYYHLEGILRWSLILLFMTLKAGLIASIFMHMLWERVALVCTIFLPPLILLVFIALMASEADYIFALRERFFS; translated from the coding sequence ATGGCTAGCTCAACGAAAACCCATACCCAGCAACAGCACCCCATCAGCCTGTACCTCGGTATCTGGTTGCTACTGTTCGTCCTCAGCGCGCTGTCTTATATGGTTGATTACTACCATTTAGAAGGCATACTTCGCTGGAGCTTGATTTTGCTCTTTATGACCCTAAAAGCTGGCCTGATCGCCAGTATCTTCATGCACATGCTATGGGAGCGCGTAGCCTTGGTGTGCACTATTTTCCTCCCGCCGCTGATACTATTGGTGTTTATTGCCTTGATGGCCAGTGAAGCCGATTATATCTTTGCCCTACGGGAAAGGTTCTTCAGTTAG
- a CDS encoding cytochrome c oxidase subunit II translates to MAIAIVLIVIVVASIAFHFLSPWWLTPAASNWGEIDGALNLTLVITGAFFIVINLMIAWFVIKYRHRQGHKSTYQPDNKRLEAWLIGLTSVAIIGLLAPGLVVYGKFVAVPDDAKEVEVVGEQWKWSFRFPGDDNQLGKSDIRFISSTNPLGLDPDDPASGDDKIILGPELHLPLYSPYKILLRSKDVLHDFNVPQFRAKMDLVPGTVSYFWLTPTQRGTFDILCAELCGVGHFNMRGRVVVEDDAQFGRWLAKQPTFAQTQQPASEREQPVTDPVEHGKTLSEVNGCIGCHSIDGKPGVGPTWLGLYGKTEILSDDTEVLVDDEYLKVAILNANAEIVKGYPAIMPVYQFNDQEVDAIIAYIKAVSSPQADPGGGDNDSKANEGAQ, encoded by the coding sequence ATGGCGATTGCCATTGTCTTGATAGTGATAGTTGTGGCATCCATTGCCTTTCATTTTCTCAGCCCGTGGTGGCTAACCCCTGCCGCATCCAACTGGGGCGAGATAGACGGTGCCCTCAACCTGACTCTGGTGATCACCGGTGCGTTTTTTATCGTGATCAACTTGATGATCGCTTGGTTTGTGATCAAGTATCGCCACCGCCAAGGCCATAAATCCACTTACCAGCCAGACAACAAACGTCTCGAGGCCTGGTTAATTGGCTTAACATCCGTTGCGATTATCGGTTTGCTGGCCCCGGGACTGGTGGTATACGGCAAGTTCGTTGCCGTGCCCGATGATGCCAAAGAGGTAGAGGTCGTAGGCGAACAGTGGAAATGGAGCTTTCGCTTTCCCGGCGATGACAACCAACTGGGCAAATCAGATATTCGCTTTATCAGCAGCACCAACCCATTGGGGCTCGATCCTGACGACCCCGCCTCCGGTGATGACAAAATCATACTGGGTCCCGAATTGCACCTACCGCTCTACTCGCCCTATAAGATCTTGCTGAGATCCAAAGATGTCCTGCACGATTTCAATGTCCCGCAATTTCGCGCCAAGATGGACCTGGTCCCCGGCACAGTCAGCTATTTTTGGCTGACGCCCACCCAGCGCGGCACTTTCGATATCTTGTGTGCCGAGCTGTGTGGTGTTGGGCACTTCAATATGCGCGGTAGGGTCGTGGTTGAGGATGATGCCCAGTTTGGCCGCTGGCTTGCCAAACAACCGACGTTTGCCCAAACCCAGCAGCCAGCATCAGAGAGGGAGCAACCCGTTACTGATCCTGTCGAACATGGCAAAACCCTGTCCGAGGTGAATGGCTGTATCGGATGCCACAGCATAGACGGCAAACCCGGTGTCGGCCCAACATGGCTCGGCCTCTATGGCAAAACCGAAATCCTGTCCGACGATACAGAAGTGCTGGTTGACGATGAATATCTCAAAGTCGCGATTCTCAACGCCAACGCTGAAATCGTAAAAGGCTACCCAGCCATCATGCCGGTCTACCAATTTAACGATCAGGAAGTGGATGCCATTATTGCCTACATCAAGGCGGTGTCATCACCGCAGGCAGATCCTGGTGGAGGTGATAACGACAGTAAAGCCAATGAGGGAGCACAATAA